In Desulfuromonadaceae bacterium, a single window of DNA contains:
- a CDS encoding cytochrome C, which yields MIRILQLFTVGLLLGASTLWAADFKHDVHLDMAGDPPCITCHTADAQGIQPDKKVCLECHDQAFVNTVKLPGLLTHGVTWALNHRGPAVSKRIDCSACHEQAFCLECHKAGRADEMGALGNNMINVHTSEFNVTHPLAARTDQRLCLNCHENSYCADCHNKFAPEDLAIASHRRGFTDGTLGGAHATINEGQCQTCHPGSVLPTHEWSSSHAREARKNLATCQACHPEGNVCLKCHSARSGLMANPHPDDWSSVKNRLDRASDGRSCRKCH from the coding sequence ATGATTCGCATATTGCAACTGTTCACCGTCGGCTTGCTCCTCGGGGCATCGACACTCTGGGCCGCCGATTTCAAACATGATGTCCATCTCGACATGGCCGGCGATCCTCCCTGTATCACCTGCCATACGGCTGATGCTCAAGGTATCCAGCCGGATAAAAAAGTGTGTCTCGAGTGTCACGATCAGGCCTTTGTCAATACCGTTAAACTGCCGGGATTATTGACCCACGGTGTGACCTGGGCGCTGAATCATCGTGGACCTGCGGTCAGCAAGAGAATTGATTGCTCTGCTTGTCACGAGCAGGCTTTTTGTCTGGAGTGTCACAAGGCGGGAAGAGCCGATGAAATGGGCGCGCTGGGGAACAACATGATCAATGTCCACACCTCGGAATTCAACGTCACCCACCCGTTGGCCGCGCGGACCGATCAGCGGCTGTGTCTCAACTGTCACGAGAACAGCTATTGTGCCGATTGTCACAACAAATTTGCGCCAGAAGATCTGGCGATCGCATCGCATCGCCGTGGATTTACCGACGGCACGCTCGGTGGTGCACATGCGACGATAAACGAAGGGCAGTGCCAAACCTGCCATCCGGGTTCCGTACTGCCGACCCACGAGTGGTCATCCAGTCACGCCCGGGAGGCGCGTAAAAATCTGGCCACCTGCCAGGCGTGTCACCCCGAGGGGAATGTTTGTCTCAAGTGTCACAGTGCGCGCAGCGGGCTGATGGCCAACCCTCATCCCGATGATTGGAGCAGTGTCAAAAATCGTCTCGATCGTGCCAGTGACGGACGCAGTTGCCGTAAATGCCACTAA
- a CDS encoding cytochrome c3 family protein gives MRKQWLVFIVVLLTGFTLWGCGSDRGSDSSSVTPIAPVADAAKSGNCKLCHTLDVHTAFSALVGQNPDTTLGLGSAIKHDCEDCHGGGQYHRGVGPIPYPAPEITRCETCHTQATKVIASKHTNGRGHDTEAVCQRCHTAEGAFEFANYTGDKDVNLLNTGTALVSVNGNTCGACHDPLNGTMREVAGWDPNANGTADQFDLCTSCHTYYNKDGLLVGSGSLASRTAPYYHNTSWYRTITTTHFDDPATSYEVADAAAVCDDADPTYDAAACSALNAIEGYVLRETGDNPCFDCHGHELRTNTRRHLDAPTDADRGPTIHTDWANSRHGGELLKAKVAAAVANPQTGTRGSDEYTTSGITQVDAVMAAGREDGVGHGWSWTHYPWDKTNDTVAGDRTGRADCQRCHTSTGVSNFLTAPDTYDPANNDFSHLVNWNATDGSPQSEMLYCWGCHVSVDTGELRDPGALTIDYSNNASVTFPDSAASNVCIACHSGRENGDSIKKDTSTTGVRSFLNSHYLNAGGILFAKGGYEYDSMNYDFAAGDRHQNIGYGSATPTGDANFDAVSDDYTSGPCVTCHFDSSDVNGLDRSHTLSPFTETVADGTVLNSVCVKCHTARGVGDSANKWFGKDFVEADFVAARETWDLDNTKQPPHKGRLLAAQLTLQNVLASKGILTDFSAYPYFFADSGYGEGIADNGILEAGEVNRLNGFTNWASIYGLDQWKNVMGAAFNLNLIAHDPGATAHNRRYARRLIYDSIDFMDDGIMNDSTKATVTAQAQLYEPFALNYIGSRP, from the coding sequence ATGCGCAAACAATGGTTAGTCTTTATCGTCGTGCTGCTGACAGGCTTTACTCTGTGGGGTTGTGGCAGCGATCGTGGAAGTGATTCATCATCCGTGACACCAATTGCCCCGGTTGCCGATGCAGCTAAATCCGGAAACTGTAAACTGTGTCACACGCTGGATGTTCATACAGCATTCAGCGCGCTGGTAGGTCAAAACCCGGACACAACTTTGGGGTTGGGATCTGCAATAAAACATGACTGTGAAGATTGTCATGGTGGCGGTCAATATCACCGCGGTGTGGGGCCGATCCCGTATCCGGCACCAGAGATAACCCGTTGTGAAACTTGCCACACTCAAGCGACCAAGGTGATCGCTTCCAAACACACTAATGGTCGCGGCCATGATACAGAAGCCGTCTGCCAGCGCTGCCATACGGCTGAAGGTGCTTTCGAATTTGCCAACTACACGGGCGACAAAGATGTCAACCTGTTAAATACCGGCACGGCACTCGTCAGTGTCAATGGTAACACCTGTGGCGCTTGTCATGATCCGCTGAACGGAACGATGCGTGAAGTAGCAGGTTGGGATCCCAACGCTAATGGCACCGCTGACCAGTTCGACCTCTGTACCAGCTGTCACACCTACTACAACAAGGACGGGCTTCTGGTCGGTTCCGGTTCGCTCGCTTCGAGAACCGCACCCTACTACCACAACACCTCCTGGTACCGGACCATTACTACCACTCACTTCGACGATCCGGCAACCAGCTACGAGGTGGCAGATGCCGCAGCTGTATGTGATGATGCTGACCCAACCTATGATGCAGCAGCATGTTCTGCATTGAACGCCATCGAGGGTTATGTCCTGCGTGAAACCGGTGACAACCCCTGCTTCGATTGTCACGGACACGAACTGCGCACGAACACCCGGCGGCACCTCGACGCCCCGACGGACGCCGACCGTGGTCCGACCATTCACACCGACTGGGCCAATTCCCGCCATGGTGGCGAGCTGCTCAAAGCTAAGGTTGCGGCAGCTGTTGCCAACCCCCAAACTGGAACTCGAGGCTCAGACGAATACACGACTAGCGGTATAACCCAGGTTGATGCCGTCATGGCGGCCGGTCGCGAAGACGGTGTTGGCCACGGCTGGAGCTGGACGCACTACCCTTGGGATAAGACCAACGACACTGTCGCCGGTGACCGCACAGGCCGCGCTGATTGTCAGAGATGTCATACCTCCACCGGCGTCTCAAATTTCCTGACCGCTCCGGACACTTACGATCCAGCCAATAACGATTTCAGCCACCTCGTCAATTGGAATGCCACAGACGGTTCGCCGCAGAGCGAAATGCTCTACTGCTGGGGCTGTCACGTTAGCGTTGACACCGGTGAACTCCGTGATCCGGGCGCGCTGACCATCGACTACTCCAATAACGCCAGCGTCACCTTCCCCGATTCGGCGGCTTCTAACGTCTGTATTGCCTGCCACAGTGGTCGCGAAAACGGCGACAGCATCAAGAAAGATACGAGTACAACAGGCGTTCGTAGCTTCCTCAATTCCCACTACCTGAACGCAGGTGGTATTCTGTTCGCCAAGGGTGGGTATGAGTATGACAGTATGAATTATGACTTCGCCGCAGGCGACCGCCATCAGAACATCGGCTACGGTTCTGCGACGCCGACCGGCGATGCTAATTTTGATGCTGTCAGCGATGATTATACCAGCGGGCCCTGCGTCACCTGCCACTTTGACAGTTCCGACGTCAATGGTCTCGATCGTTCGCATACGCTCAGTCCATTCACTGAAACAGTTGCTGATGGCACCGTGCTCAATTCGGTCTGTGTTAAGTGTCACACCGCTCGTGGCGTTGGCGACTCTGCTAATAAATGGTTCGGTAAGGACTTCGTCGAAGCCGACTTTGTTGCTGCACGAGAAACCTGGGATCTTGATAATACTAAACAGCCCCCTCATAAAGGCCGTCTGTTAGCGGCGCAACTGACCTTGCAGAACGTACTTGCAAGCAAAGGGATCCTCACCGACTTCTCGGCGTATCCGTACTTCTTCGCGGATAGCGGTTACGGCGAAGGAATCGCCGACAACGGTATTCTCGAGGCAGGCGAAGTTAACCGCCTCAATGGTTTCACCAACTGGGCCAGCATCTATGGCCTTGATCAATGGAAAAACGTCATGGGCGCTGCTTTCAATCTCAACCTGATCGCCCACGATCCGGGCGCCACGGCCCACAACCGCCGCTATGCCCGGCGCTTGATCTATGATTCCATCGATTTCATGGATGATGGCATCATGAACGATTCGACCAAAGCTACGGTAACCGCACAGGCGCAGCTCTATGAGCCATTTGCACTCAATTATATCGGCAGCCGCCCGTAA
- a CDS encoding PIN domain-containing protein, whose amino-acid sequence MLIIVDTNIFVGACLGMGASCEVVATCIRQGNTALMGTALYSEYEDVLSRASLFKKSRLSNDERDELLNIFLSECRWTRIYFGWSPNLQDEGDNHLVELAVAGGASHIVTRNIRDLKSTELIFPEISVVTPEKFLEEMRHGNSNDSTSARRKTQTS is encoded by the coding sequence ATGTTGATAATTGTTGATACGAATATATTTGTCGGCGCTTGTCTTGGCATGGGAGCCTCCTGCGAGGTTGTCGCTACTTGTATCAGGCAGGGAAATACCGCCTTGATGGGGACGGCTCTTTATTCAGAATATGAGGATGTTCTGTCGCGTGCTTCACTCTTTAAAAAATCACGTCTCTCGAATGATGAACGTGACGAGTTACTGAATATTTTTCTTTCTGAATGTCGTTGGACACGTATTTACTTTGGTTGGAGCCCAAATTTGCAGGATGAGGGAGATAATCATCTTGTTGAACTTGCTGTAGCCGGTGGCGCTTCGCACATTGTCACCAGAAATATTCGTGATTTGAAGTCAACGGAATTGATTTTTCCAGAAATTTCTGTGGTGACACCCGAGAAATTTCTTGAGGAGATGAGACATGGGAACAGCAATGACAGTACGTCTGCCCGAAGAAAAACACAGACGTCTTAA